The following are encoded in a window of Strix aluco isolate bStrAlu1 chromosome 15, bStrAlu1.hap1, whole genome shotgun sequence genomic DNA:
- the LOC141930417 gene encoding uncharacterized protein LOC141930417, translating to MEPLWLPRLRFPRLRFSGLPRLLAAAVLVGCCARLCRGTGSTLATAIPCARLGTATGQRGQTDPERGAGTGWVPTPEAVGQLRTETEPLPSPWTPAGTAEPPNPQGSPGGPRAGGEGTGPAVVRDGAASDRPGLLQAAAGSAGQAAAGSERPSPAPVPGEPDTSPAAGSVPGTDPVGNATAEGATTPPGTPSHSSAYPRGQWGSPSTLPGRTPTGTGLAQRQGGSRGPSSPDPWAGEDPGATVPLGDTGPGTRPSIAPATESPAPGAMGTSPFGGGLQRLPSPAGTRQGTDGAWQGPRSAPRPSLPPLGTGGRGGLLASTAQPAAGTGLGLPVPTATASTPGVTSPSLGGAVGPTTGVFGPPDTEGPPEHGHVPPDQTWHPPALPGQPRASVAPGSPTAAQSGVPDASPGSPRVPPSPQPAPTSGSVAPMSPTPQPSPGTSRRVPGLSPTAGTPSAGPSPGHQLPHAGLGGDPAESPQILGGTPVGVGDAGLWAVPLVPPSAPGPPQQLGPSQPASSLGLTTATGVTASPALLRDVGTVTPEPGAAVLQGAASGLTWGPPTLSTMVPGPPQQPPGTLGHRGGPGSPPGAGNTDLVQPSSSPGGWPDADTPQATPAPAAAGRAPRVFIVEDQPPLLRAPFLRIPCELVLDMGFVPALQDPGSREHRRLLHSFNRTVAPLFTSVPGFLRLEVTGIREGSVVLEYDALFAAERVQAPGLGELLEAALGSGGARPGLAVGTAPVLRHAARERPLDPCALLFACRAGFACVAGADGNATCTSLCHRDYCKNHGICTHPRDRGPLCQCPVGSDFWFMGLRCDYRVTQQSLLGMAAGVLLSIVLLGAVVAAVVIRRFKALLLEARADQTRSSYRRFCRLDDVSAQYWSRSWLPSASSLDNPAFSNSEELLHLQILDNGCCSCREDSGVTGSAKQRLALPARPARRPSSRSDWDTSSSSVNDPMVDSGKASDISVSSWPMEPTPWTPFPLPQQLSRQRPHKARGPRSSCEGLELVTLERSWTA from the exons ATGGAGCCGCTCTGGCTCCCGAGGCTCCGGTTCCCGCGACTCCGGTTCTCGGGGCTCCCGCGGCTCCTGGCCGCCGCAG TGCTCGTGGGGTGCTGCGCCCGACTCTGCCGTGGGACGGGCTCCACGCTGGCCACTGCCATCCCCTGCGCCCGCCTGGGCACCGCGACGGGCCAGCGCGGCCAGACAG ATCCGGAGCGAGGGGCTGGCACGGGGTGGGTGCCGACGCCGGAGGCCGTGGGGCAGCTGCGGACAGAGACCGAGCCGCTGCCCTCCCCTTGGACCCCCGCCGGGACTGCCGAGCCCCCCAACCCCCAGGGGAGCCCCGGAGGCCCCcgggcaggcggggaggggaCAGGACCCGCGGTGGTGCGGGATGGAGCAGCCAGCGATCGCccggggctgctgcaggcagctgcaggcagcgctgggcaggcagctgcaggcagcgaGCGACCGTCTCCTGCCCCAGTCCCCGGGGAGCCGGACACGTCTCCCGCTGCCGGATCTGTCCCCGGGACTGACCCTGTCGGAAACGCGACGGCGGAAGGTGCCACGACCCCGCCGGGGACCCCATCGCATTCGTCAGCCTACCCCCGGGGGCAGTGGgggtcccccagcaccctgccggGACGGACCCCCACGGGGACAGGGCTTGCGCAGAGACAGGGGGGCTCACGCGGCCCCTCGTCCCCAGACCCGTGGGCTGGGGAGGACCCGGGTGCCACCGTTCCACTGGGTGACACCGGCCCAGGGACTCGCCCGAGCATCGCGCCGGCCACAGAGAGCCCTGCGCCGGGGGCGATGGGGACGTCGCCCtttgggggggggctgcagcggcTGCCGAGCCCCGCGGGGACACGGCAGGGGACGGACGGTGCCTGGCAGGGTCCCCGCTCTGCCCCTCGCCCCTCTCTGCCACCCCTGGGGACTGGTGGCCGTGGGGGCCTCCtggccagcacagcccagccagcCGCAGGGACGGGCTTGGGTCTGCCTGTCCCCACCGCCACGGCCAGCACCCCAGGGGTGACATCCCCCAGCTTGGGGGGAGCCGTGGGCCCGACCACGGGGGTGTTTGGACCACCTGACACAGAGGGTCCCCCTGAGCATGGCCACGTCCCCCCGGACCAGACCTGGCACCCACCAGCCTTGCCAGGGCAGCCCCGCGCCTCGGTGGCCCCGGGCAGCCCCACTGCGGCACAGAGCGGGGTGCCAGACGCCAGCCCGGGGTCCCCCCGCGTCCCCCCGTCCCCACAGCCTGCCCCAACCAGCGGCTCTGTGGCACCAATGTcacccaccccccagccctccccggggaCCAGCCGGCGTGTCCCGGGGCTCAGCCCCACTGCGGGCACCCCCTCGGCAGGGCCGTCCCCGGGCCACCAGCTGCCCCACGCCGGCTTGGGGGGGGACCCTGCTGAGAGCCCCCAAATCCTGGGGGGGACCCCGGTGGGGGTGGGCGATGCTGGGCTCTGGGCAGTCCCCCTGGTCCCCCCGTCAGCTCCTGGGCCCCCCCAGCAGCTGGGTCCATCCCAGCCTGCGTCTTCCCTGGGGCTGACCACTGCTACGGGTGTCACCGCCAGCCCAGCGCTGCTcagggatgtggggacagtcacACCGGAGCCGGGTGCTGCGGTGTTGCAGGGGGCTGCATCAGGGCTGACGTGGGGGCCCCCAACGCTGTCCACCATGGTGCCAgggcccccccagcagccccctggGACCCTGGGCCATCGGGGGGGCCCCGGGTCCCCCCCAGGTGCCGGGAACACAGACCTGGTCCAGCCGTCGAGCAGCCCCGGAGGGTGGCCGGATGCTGACACCCCCCAAGCGacgccggccccggccgcggcaggcagagccccccggGTGTTCATCGTGGAGGATCAGCCGCCCCTCCTGAGAG CCCCCTTCCTACGCATCCCCTGCGAGCTGGTGCTGGACATGGGCTTCGTCCCCGCGCTGCAGGACCCGGGGTCCCGCGAGCACCGGCGGCTGCTCCACAGCTTCAACCGGACG GTCGCGCCCCTCTTCACGTCGGTGCCCGGGTTCCTGCGGCTGGAGGTGACGGGGATCAG GGAGGGCAGCGTGGTGCTGGAGTACGACGCGCTGTTCGCGGCGGAGCGGGTGCAGGCGCCGGGGCTGGGCGAGCTCCTCGAGGCCGCGCTGGGCTCCGGCGGTgcccggccggggctggcggTGGGCACGGCCCCCGTCCTGCGACACGCGGCTCGGG AGCGGCCGCTGGACCCCTGCGCTTTGCTCTTCGCCTGCCGCGCCGGCTTCGCCTGCGTGGCGGGGGCGGACGGGAACGCCACCTGCACCTCCCTCTGCCACCGCGACTACTGCAAGAACCACGGCATCTGCACCCACCCCCGGGACCGCGGGCCCCTCTGCCA GTGCCCCGTTGGCAGCGATTTCTGGTTCATGGGGCTGCGCTGTGACTACCGGGTGACGCAGCAGAGCCTGCTGGGGATGGCCGCGGGGGTCCTGCTCAGCATCGTCCTCCTGGGCGCCGTCGTCGCCGCCGTCGTCATCCGCCGCTTCAAGGCGCTTCTGCTGGAGGCCAGGGCCGACCAGACCCGCAGCAG CTACCGGCGGTTCTGCCGGCTGGACGACGTCTCGGCCCAGTACTGGTCGCGCTCCTGGTTGCCCTCGGCCAGCTCGCTGGACAACCCGGCCTTCAGCAACTCCGAGGAGCTGCTGCACCTGCAGATCCTGGACAACGGCTGCTGCAGCTGCCGGGAGGACTCGGGCGTCACTGGCAGCGCCAAGCAGCGCCtggccctgcccgcccgcccggcgcgaCGGCCCAG TTCCCGTTCCGACTGGGACACGAGCTCCAGCAGCGTGAACGACCCCATGGTGGACTCAGGGAAAGCCAGTGACATCTCTGTGTCGAGCTGGCCCATGGAGCCCACACCCTGGACACCCTTCCCGCTCCCCCAGCAGCTTTCCAGGCAGCGGCCG CACAAAGCCCGAGGGCCCCGTTCCTCCTGCGAGGGGCTGGAGCTGGTCACCCTGGAGAGGAGCTGGACGGCCTGA
- the NDUFAB1 gene encoding acyl carrier protein, mitochondrial isoform X1 codes for MAARVLSACVRRLLPRPPPLAPRPAALATLCPRRPRAPPGAAPPLAQVRPGAGGGGPALPPVLPGLLQVPRAAWPPCRRFSDLPPLTLADIKDRVLYVLKLYDKIDPEKLTAESHFMKDLGLDSLDQVEIIMAMEDEFGFEIPDGDAEKLMCPQEIVDYIADKKDVYE; via the exons ATGGCGGCCCGTGTCCTCTCGGCCTGTGTCCGCCGCCTCCTGCCGCGGCCGCCCCCGctcgccccgcgccccgccgctcTCGCCACTCTCTGTCCCCGTCGCCCGAGGGCCCCGccgggcgcggccccgccgctggcGCAGGTGaggcccggggcgggcgggggcggcccggcgctgcccccggtGCTGCCCGGTCTCTTGCAGGTGCCGCGGGCGGCCTGGCCGCCGTGCCGCCGCTTCTCCGACCTGCCGCCCCTGACCTTGGCGGACATCAAGGACCGCGTCCTCTACGTCCTGAAGCTGTACGACAAGATCGACCCGGAGAAG CTGACGGCTGAGTCCCACTTCATGAAAGATCTGGGTTTGGACAGTTTGGACCAAGTAGAAATCATCATGGCTATGGAAGACGAGTTTG GATTTGAAATTCCTGATGGAGATGCAGAAAAGTTAATGTGCCCACAAGAGATTGTAGATTACATCGCAGATAAGAAGGATGTTTATGAATAA
- the NDUFAB1 gene encoding acyl carrier protein, mitochondrial isoform X2, with product MAARVLSACVRRLLPRPPPLAPRPAALATLCPRRPRAPPGAAPPLAQVPRAAWPPCRRFSDLPPLTLADIKDRVLYVLKLYDKIDPEKLTAESHFMKDLGLDSLDQVEIIMAMEDEFGFEIPDGDAEKLMCPQEIVDYIADKKDVYE from the exons ATGGCGGCCCGTGTCCTCTCGGCCTGTGTCCGCCGCCTCCTGCCGCGGCCGCCCCCGctcgccccgcgccccgccgctcTCGCCACTCTCTGTCCCCGTCGCCCGAGGGCCCCGccgggcgcggccccgccgctggcGCAG GTGCCGCGGGCGGCCTGGCCGCCGTGCCGCCGCTTCTCCGACCTGCCGCCCCTGACCTTGGCGGACATCAAGGACCGCGTCCTCTACGTCCTGAAGCTGTACGACAAGATCGACCCGGAGAAG CTGACGGCTGAGTCCCACTTCATGAAAGATCTGGGTTTGGACAGTTTGGACCAAGTAGAAATCATCATGGCTATGGAAGACGAGTTTG GATTTGAAATTCCTGATGGAGATGCAGAAAAGTTAATGTGCCCACAAGAGATTGTAGATTACATCGCAGATAAGAAGGATGTTTATGAATAA